One Azoarcus sp. DN11 DNA segment encodes these proteins:
- a CDS encoding DUF5132 domain-containing protein translates to MGKKKHKKAQHDDYAGYAPGGWGSGYGMPPASGQGGPAGHGFDEGLLKAMPGLLKSRQYDQFLLGAAIGAAAAYVLGDEELRGKLLKTGMKLYAGLLGGVEEFKEQMADLKAEVEAEQHGGA, encoded by the coding sequence TTGGGCAAGAAGAAGCACAAGAAAGCGCAGCATGACGACTACGCCGGCTACGCGCCGGGCGGCTGGGGCAGCGGCTACGGCATGCCGCCGGCCAGCGGCCAGGGCGGCCCTGCGGGCCACGGCTTCGACGAGGGCCTGCTGAAGGCAATGCCCGGCCTGCTGAAATCGCGCCAGTACGACCAGTTCCTGCTCGGGGCGGCAATCGGCGCGGCAGCCGCCTACGTGCTCGGCGACGAGGAACTGCGCGGCAAGCTGCTGAAGACCGGCATGAAGCTGTATGCGGGCCTGCTCGGCGGTGTCGAGGAGTTCAAGGAACAGATGGCCGACCTGAAGGCCGAAGTCGAGGCGGAGCAGCACGGCGGCGCATGA
- a CDS encoding ferritin has translation MRNYDEAILRGRRIAGKAPFPPAHQALRIALYDEFAARAFFRKAVEAYGPREPFATSLKAAEARIATLARLCRRYGVASPLDPFPLETSLAPGWRANCERALAGTLGRLQLYETLSARTDGALRKSLRRLQAEDAQQLQVWHEAVAEAVRLEQLHAQSGIAPDEAHIEHGLIGDFLEKTFSVLSGQHAAIGVVGPLLGRLNPALLAGIAAGGAGVLLARGKLNFTQDGKEG, from the coding sequence GTGCGTAACTACGACGAGGCGATCCTGCGCGGCCGGCGAATCGCGGGCAAGGCACCGTTCCCGCCCGCGCACCAGGCGCTGCGCATCGCGCTGTACGACGAATTTGCCGCGCGCGCCTTCTTCCGCAAGGCGGTCGAGGCCTACGGCCCGCGCGAACCCTTCGCCACGAGCCTGAAGGCAGCCGAAGCGCGCATCGCCACGCTCGCACGGCTGTGCCGGCGCTACGGCGTCGCCAGCCCGCTCGACCCCTTCCCGCTGGAGACGAGCCTCGCGCCGGGCTGGCGCGCGAACTGCGAGCGCGCGCTCGCGGGCACGCTCGGGCGGCTGCAGCTTTACGAAACGCTGAGCGCGCGCACCGACGGCGCCCTGCGCAAGAGCCTGCGCCGTCTGCAGGCCGAGGATGCGCAGCAGCTGCAGGTGTGGCACGAAGCGGTCGCCGAGGCCGTCCGCCTCGAACAGCTGCATGCGCAGAGCGGCATCGCACCCGACGAGGCGCACATAGAACACGGGCTGATCGGCGACTTCCTGGAAAAAACCTTTTCGGTGCTCAGCGGCCAGCACGCCGCCATCGGCGTGGTCGGCCCGCTGCTGGGCAGACTCAACCCCGCACTGCTGGCCGGCATCGCCGCCGGCGGCGCAGGCGTCCTGCTTGCCCGTGGCAAGCTCAATTTCACTCAAGACGGAAAGGAGGGATGA
- a CDS encoding HMA2 domain-containing protein yields MDAFEQLQRFSRNLRIAHHIPGRIRLKLESDLDAGQMDAIGDAKRFGRALDDIPGIRSVKLNLLARSCTVEYDTGAIPTAAWPDLLGGVRSPAAEVLLGILVAKHREVTGA; encoded by the coding sequence ATGGACGCATTCGAGCAACTGCAACGCTTCTCGCGCAACCTGCGCATCGCCCACCACATCCCGGGGCGCATCCGGCTCAAGCTCGAGAGCGATCTCGACGCGGGGCAGATGGACGCGATCGGCGACGCGAAACGCTTCGGCCGGGCGCTCGACGACATCCCCGGGATCCGCTCGGTGAAGCTCAACCTGCTCGCCCGCTCGTGTACCGTCGAATACGACACCGGGGCGATCCCCACGGCCGCGTGGCCCGACCTGCTCGGCGGCGTGCGCTCGCCCGCGGCGGAAGTCCTGCTTGGCATCCTCGTCGCCAAGCACCGCGAGGTGACGGGTGCGTAA
- a CDS encoding HMA2 domain-containing protein, with product MQWIVSAVPGRIRIRAVQLRDAARQERLGAVLAEIDGIVDVEGNPRTGSMLLRYTPERATRVEMEARVSAAVGAELAPPAAPRAEDHAPRTPRRWQRDRRLNTWAKYGMLGSLGVSLALAAAGNKKAHAATGGLFLGLLGVHLAVHRRHLFK from the coding sequence ATGCAGTGGATCGTCTCGGCCGTGCCCGGCCGCATCCGGATCCGCGCCGTCCAGTTGCGCGATGCCGCACGGCAGGAGCGATTGGGTGCCGTCCTTGCGGAAATCGACGGGATCGTCGACGTCGAAGGCAATCCGCGCACCGGCAGCATGCTGTTGCGCTATACCCCGGAACGCGCGACACGCGTCGAGATGGAGGCCCGCGTGTCGGCCGCCGTCGGCGCCGAACTCGCGCCACCGGCAGCCCCGCGTGCGGAAGACCACGCCCCGCGCACGCCGCGGCGCTGGCAGCGCGACCGACGCCTCAACACCTGGGCCAAATACGGCATGCTCGGCAGCCTGGGCGTCTCGCTCGCGCTCGCCGCGGCCGGCAACAAGAAGGCGCATGCGGCAACCGGGGGCCTGTTCCTCGGCCTGCTGGGCGTCCACCTGGCGGTGCACCGCCGTCATCTGTTCAAATAG
- a CDS encoding potassium transporter Kup: MHTADRVEQPAEAPATEHRAGLAGLAVAAIGVVYGDIGTSPLYTLKEVFNGHHAVPVTPANVYGVLSLVFWALMLVVSAKYVVFITRADNRGEGGIMALISLALRVVPDGRKAWVLSSLGVFGAALFYGDGMITPAISVLSAVEGLEVATPAFEPYVLPIALIVLVGLFMMQRHGTSRVGAIFGPVMVCWFLVLAALGISGIRLHPEILGALNPGWAIRFLADNPLLGWLGLGAVVLAITGGEALYADMGHFGRKPIKLAWFTIVFPALYLNYLGQGALILDHPDNVRNPFYLLVPDEFVYPMVGMATLATIIASQAVISGAYSLTRQAMQLGYAPRMRTIFTSAREMGQIYVPSINWMLLGAVIALVVGFRSSSALASAYGIAVTMTMMIDTVLAFVVVRPLWGWGRLKAGLFLAVFLSVDIAFFSATTVKIVAGGWFPLLIGATIFTFLTTWKRGRSMLNNRVRNDTIPLGLFIQSMFTSPPPRVAGTAVFLTTWLDGVPRALLHNLLHNKVLHERVVLLKVNTADVPHVQERDRVEIEEIDYGFYRVRLTFGFMDDPDIPAELARCDEKGMRFETMETSFFLGRETIVRRMGSGMAIWRERLFIVMFRNAGSAADYFHLPPNRVVELGTQVEL, encoded by the coding sequence GTGCACACTGCAGACCGTGTGGAACAACCGGCCGAGGCACCTGCCACCGAACATCGCGCCGGCCTCGCGGGGCTCGCCGTCGCCGCGATCGGCGTCGTCTACGGCGATATCGGCACGAGCCCGCTGTACACGCTGAAGGAAGTGTTCAACGGTCATCACGCCGTGCCGGTGACACCGGCGAACGTGTACGGGGTGCTGTCGCTGGTGTTCTGGGCGCTGATGCTGGTGGTGTCGGCCAAGTACGTGGTCTTCATCACCCGCGCCGACAACCGCGGCGAGGGCGGCATCATGGCGCTGATCTCGCTCGCGCTGCGCGTCGTCCCCGACGGGCGCAAGGCCTGGGTGCTGTCCTCGCTGGGGGTCTTCGGCGCGGCGCTGTTCTACGGCGACGGCATGATCACGCCGGCGATCTCGGTGCTCTCGGCGGTCGAAGGTCTCGAAGTCGCGACGCCGGCTTTCGAACCCTACGTGCTGCCGATCGCGCTGATCGTCCTGGTCGGCCTCTTCATGATGCAGCGCCACGGCACCAGCCGCGTCGGCGCGATCTTCGGGCCGGTGATGGTGTGCTGGTTCCTCGTGCTGGCGGCGCTGGGTATCTCCGGCATCCGGCTGCACCCCGAGATCCTCGGCGCCCTCAACCCGGGGTGGGCGATCCGCTTCCTCGCCGACAATCCGCTGCTGGGCTGGCTCGGGCTGGGCGCCGTCGTGCTGGCGATCACCGGCGGCGAAGCCCTCTACGCCGACATGGGCCACTTCGGCCGCAAGCCGATCAAGCTCGCGTGGTTCACGATCGTGTTCCCGGCCCTGTACCTGAACTACCTCGGCCAGGGCGCGCTGATCCTCGACCACCCCGACAACGTGCGCAATCCCTTCTACCTGCTGGTGCCCGACGAGTTCGTGTATCCGATGGTGGGCATGGCGACGCTGGCGACGATCATCGCCAGCCAGGCGGTGATCTCGGGCGCCTATTCGCTGACGCGCCAGGCGATGCAGCTGGGGTACGCGCCACGCATGCGCACGATCTTCACCTCGGCGCGCGAGATGGGCCAGATCTATGTGCCGAGCATCAACTGGATGCTCCTCGGCGCAGTGATCGCGCTGGTCGTCGGCTTCCGCTCGTCGAGCGCGCTGGCCTCGGCCTACGGCATCGCCGTGACGATGACGATGATGATCGACACGGTGCTCGCGTTCGTCGTCGTGCGGCCGCTGTGGGGCTGGGGCAGGCTGAAGGCGGGCCTGTTCCTCGCGGTATTCCTCTCCGTCGACATCGCGTTCTTCTCCGCGACGACGGTGAAGATCGTCGCCGGCGGCTGGTTCCCGCTGCTCATCGGGGCGACGATCTTCACCTTCCTGACGACCTGGAAGCGCGGCCGCTCCATGCTCAACAACCGCGTCCGCAACGACACGATCCCGCTCGGCCTGTTCATCCAGTCGATGTTCACGAGCCCCCCGCCGCGCGTCGCGGGCACGGCGGTGTTCCTGACGACCTGGCTCGACGGCGTGCCGCGCGCGCTGCTGCACAACCTGCTGCACAACAAGGTGCTGCACGAGCGCGTGGTGCTGCTGAAGGTGAACACCGCAGACGTGCCCCACGTGCAGGAGAGGGACCGCGTCGAGATCGAGGAGATCGACTACGGGTTCTATCGCGTGCGCCTGACCTTCGGTTTCATGGACGACCCGGACATCCCCGCCGAGCTGGCGCGCTGCGACGAAAAGGGGATGCGTTTCGAGACGATGGAAACCTCGTTCTTCCTCGGCCGCGAGACCATCGTCCGCCGCATGGGCTCGGGCATGGCGATATGGCGCGAACGCCTCTTCATCGTCATGTTCCGCAATGCCGGCAGCGCCGCCGACTACTTCCACCTGCCGCCGAACCGCGTTGTGGAACTGGGCACGCAGGTCGAGCTATGA
- a CDS encoding helical backbone metal receptor — MRDAIGTEHQPAAGEVRIVSLVPSLTELVCDLGLADRLVGRTGFCVHPRSVLKLVPKVGGTKDVKVDVVRQLAPTHLIVNIDENRRETVEELAASVPHVIVTHPCAPTDNIALYRLFGGVFDCAARAEQLVTVLEGALAEAQAVARELPREEVLYLIWRAPWMTVARETYISATLAAVGWDTLPAEAGARYPEVDWRAPWMERAARVFLSSEPYRFGETHLDEVKALSGRPVALIDGEMASWYGSRAIDGMRYLAALRRRLR; from the coding sequence ATGCGCGATGCGATCGGCACCGAACACCAGCCGGCCGCCGGCGAAGTCCGCATCGTCTCGCTCGTGCCCTCGCTGACCGAACTCGTGTGCGATCTCGGCCTGGCCGATCGCCTGGTCGGGCGCACCGGCTTCTGCGTGCACCCGCGCAGCGTGCTGAAGCTCGTCCCCAAGGTCGGCGGCACGAAGGACGTGAAGGTCGATGTCGTGCGGCAACTCGCGCCGACGCACCTGATCGTCAATATCGACGAGAACCGGCGCGAGACGGTCGAGGAACTGGCCGCCAGCGTGCCCCACGTGATCGTCACGCATCCGTGTGCGCCGACGGACAACATCGCGCTGTACCGCCTCTTCGGTGGCGTGTTCGATTGCGCTGCCCGGGCGGAGCAGCTCGTGACGGTCCTGGAGGGCGCGCTGGCCGAAGCGCAGGCGGTCGCGCGCGAGCTGCCGCGGGAGGAGGTGCTCTACCTCATCTGGCGCGCGCCGTGGATGACGGTCGCGCGCGAAACCTACATCTCCGCGACGCTGGCCGCCGTGGGCTGGGACACGCTGCCGGCGGAGGCGGGCGCACGCTATCCGGAAGTCGACTGGCGGGCGCCGTGGATGGAGCGCGCCGCGCGCGTGTTCCTGTCGAGCGAACCCTACCGCTTCGGCGAAACGCATCTCGACGAAGTGAAGGCGCTGTCGGGGCGGCCGGTGGCGCTGATCGACGGCGAGATGGCGTCCTGGTACGGCAGCCGCGCGATCGACGGCATGCGCTATCTCGCCGCGCTGCGCCGGCGGCTGCGATAA
- a CDS encoding PIN domain-containing protein: protein MALWVFEDPRLAPLRALVDAGAPVLLANDATLEELRRVLAYRQFGIAPERQDALRAAYAARTAVLPAQDPAGAPPLPACRDGDDQKFLTLARDGGATHLVSRDKLLLKLNRHRLVRPLFAIVTPEAFVAALAAA from the coding sequence ATGGCGCTGTGGGTGTTCGAGGACCCCCGGCTCGCCCCACTGCGCGCGCTCGTCGACGCCGGTGCGCCGGTACTGCTCGCGAACGACGCGACGCTCGAGGAGCTGCGCCGCGTGCTCGCCTACCGCCAGTTCGGCATTGCGCCCGAACGCCAGGACGCGCTCCGCGCCGCCTATGCGGCCCGCACGGCAGTCCTGCCGGCGCAGGACCCGGCCGGCGCCCCGCCGCTACCCGCGTGCCGGGACGGCGACGACCAGAAGTTCCTGACGCTCGCGCGCGACGGCGGCGCGACCCACCTCGTGAGCCGCGACAAGCTGCTGCTGAAGCTCAACCGCCACCGCCTCGTCCGCCCGCTGTTCGCGATCGTGACGCCCGAGGCCTTCGTCGCGGCGCTGGCCGCGGCCTGA
- the phaC gene encoding class I poly(R)-hydroxyalkanoic acid synthase, protein MAAPTPETVFADLPDPKEVAKTYSEVAQRASHLISEHVQRQLKKGVATPSDELGIAQAFMDMMSKLLANPYKLAQSQMNLVWDYFSLWQHSMLRVMGMHGTPIVEPEKSDKRFKDEQWEEHFLFDFIKQSYLIAARHVHDTVCCVDGLDEQTQKKVNFYTRQYIDALSPSNFALTNPEVFRETVKSNGQNLIKGLNNLLRDMEDGGGQLRVKMTDTSAFELGKNVGTTPGKVVFQTDMMQLIQYTPTTAKTYKRPLLIVPPWINKFYILDLREKNSYVKWCVDQGHTVFVISWVNPDEHLADKTFESYVLEGIIAALDAIEKQTGEKEVNACGYCLGGTLLATTLAYLAGRKQKRIAAATFFTTMTDFAEPGELGVFIDEGQVSSLEKKMFERGYLEGAEMAGTFNMMRANDLIWSFVVNNYLMGKDPFPFDLLYWNSDSTRMPAKMHSFYLRAMYMENRLVQPGGIEVDGVAIDLGKIKVPCYFISTLEDHIAPWKSTYVGATNFGGPVRFVLGGSGHIAGIVNPPAANKYGYWLNPAAKLSDTADQWFEGAEHQPGSWWTDWQAWVTAHDAEQTDVRDPAKGKLKVLEDAPGSYVKIRLDAQEAA, encoded by the coding sequence ATGGCCGCACCCACCCCCGAGACCGTGTTCGCCGACCTGCCCGATCCCAAGGAAGTCGCGAAGACTTATTCCGAAGTCGCCCAGCGCGCCTCGCACCTCATCAGCGAACACGTCCAGCGCCAGCTGAAGAAAGGCGTCGCCACCCCCAGCGACGAGCTGGGCATCGCGCAGGCCTTCATGGACATGATGTCCAAGCTGCTCGCCAACCCGTACAAGCTTGCCCAGTCGCAGATGAACCTGGTGTGGGACTACTTCTCGCTGTGGCAGCACTCGATGCTGCGCGTGATGGGCATGCACGGCACGCCGATCGTCGAGCCGGAGAAGAGCGACAAGCGCTTCAAGGACGAGCAGTGGGAAGAGCACTTCCTGTTCGACTTCATCAAGCAGTCCTACCTGATCGCCGCGCGCCACGTGCATGACACGGTGTGCTGCGTCGACGGCCTCGACGAGCAGACGCAGAAGAAGGTCAACTTCTACACCCGCCAGTACATCGACGCGCTGTCGCCGTCGAATTTCGCGCTGACCAACCCGGAAGTGTTCCGCGAGACGGTCAAGAGCAACGGCCAGAACCTGATCAAGGGCCTGAACAACCTGCTGCGCGACATGGAAGACGGTGGCGGCCAGCTGCGCGTGAAGATGACCGACACCAGCGCCTTCGAGCTGGGCAAGAACGTCGGCACGACGCCGGGCAAGGTCGTGTTCCAGACCGACATGATGCAGCTGATCCAGTACACGCCGACGACCGCGAAGACCTACAAGCGTCCGCTGCTGATCGTGCCGCCGTGGATCAACAAGTTCTACATCCTCGACCTGCGCGAGAAGAACTCGTACGTGAAGTGGTGCGTCGACCAGGGCCACACGGTGTTCGTGATCTCGTGGGTGAACCCGGACGAGCACCTCGCCGACAAGACCTTCGAGTCCTACGTGCTCGAAGGCATCATCGCGGCGCTGGACGCGATCGAGAAGCAGACCGGCGAGAAGGAAGTGAACGCCTGCGGCTACTGCCTGGGCGGCACGCTGCTGGCGACCACGCTCGCCTACCTCGCGGGCAGGAAGCAGAAGCGCATCGCCGCAGCGACCTTCTTCACGACCATGACCGACTTCGCCGAGCCGGGCGAGCTGGGCGTGTTCATCGACGAAGGCCAGGTGTCCAGCCTCGAGAAGAAGATGTTCGAGCGCGGCTACCTCGAAGGCGCCGAGATGGCGGGCACCTTCAACATGATGCGCGCGAACGACCTGATCTGGTCCTTCGTCGTCAATAACTACCTGATGGGCAAGGATCCCTTCCCCTTCGACCTGCTGTACTGGAACTCCGACTCGACACGCATGCCGGCCAAGATGCACAGCTTCTACCTGCGCGCGATGTACATGGAAAACCGCCTCGTGCAGCCCGGCGGCATCGAGGTCGACGGCGTGGCGATCGACCTCGGCAAGATCAAGGTGCCCTGCTACTTCATCTCGACGCTGGAAGACCACATCGCGCCGTGGAAGAGCACCTACGTCGGCGCGACGAACTTCGGCGGCCCGGTGCGCTTCGTGCTGGGCGGCTCGGGTCACATCGCCGGCATCGTCAACCCGCCGGCGGCCAACAAGTACGGCTACTGGCTGAACCCGGCCGCGAAACTCTCCGACACCGCCGACCAATGGTTCGAGGGCGCCGAGCACCAGCCGGGTTCGTGGTGGACCGACTGGCAGGCCTGGGTCACCGCGCACGACGCGGAACAGACCGACGTGCGCGATCCGGCGAAGGGCAAGCTGAAGGTGCTGGAGGACGCACCAGGCTCCTACGTCAAGATCCGTCTCGACGCCCAAGAGGCCGCCTGA
- a CDS encoding MBL fold metallo-hydrolase: MTTLQDLQYPFPDTPGAAEVRQVAPGVGWVRMPLPFVLNHINLWLLDDGAALTVVDTGFGIDAVRDNWSAILDRDPRPLSRVLVTHSHPDHLGLAAWLAKRNGAPVVMTQGEFFNGHAIWNEIAGTAVDEMVAHFAAHGLDPERQGALRERGNSYRRGVPALPKSYQRIFDGDVVRIGGRDWRVIVGFGHSPEHASLYCESLGVLISGDMLLPRISTNVSVYALTPEDDLLGWFLESLNRFKDLPDDTLVLPSHGHPFRGIRARIAQLEAHHRERCSALLKEIETPRSAGELLSTLFPRELDTHQVMFAMGEAIAHLNYLAARGEARRVGDRTSIIRFEKTA; encoded by the coding sequence ATGACGACCTTGCAGGATCTGCAGTACCCGTTCCCCGACACCCCCGGCGCAGCCGAAGTGCGGCAGGTCGCGCCCGGCGTGGGCTGGGTCCGCATGCCCTTGCCCTTCGTGCTGAACCACATCAACCTGTGGCTGCTCGACGACGGCGCCGCGCTGACGGTCGTCGACACCGGCTTCGGCATCGACGCGGTGCGCGACAACTGGAGCGCGATCCTCGATCGCGACCCGCGCCCGCTGTCGCGCGTGCTGGTCACCCACAGCCACCCCGACCACCTCGGCCTTGCCGCATGGCTCGCCAAACGCAACGGCGCGCCGGTCGTCATGACGCAGGGCGAGTTCTTCAACGGCCACGCGATCTGGAACGAAATCGCGGGCACCGCGGTGGACGAGATGGTCGCGCACTTCGCAGCCCACGGGCTCGACCCCGAACGCCAGGGGGCGCTGCGCGAGCGCGGCAACTCCTATCGCCGCGGCGTGCCGGCACTGCCCAAGTCCTACCAGCGGATCTTCGACGGCGACGTCGTCCGCATCGGCGGCCGGGACTGGCGCGTGATCGTCGGCTTCGGCCATTCCCCTGAGCACGCGAGCCTGTATTGCGAGTCGCTCGGAGTGCTCATTTCGGGCGATATGCTGCTACCGCGCATCTCGACAAACGTCAGCGTTTACGCCCTCACCCCGGAGGATGACCTGCTCGGCTGGTTCCTCGAATCATTAAATCGCTTCAAGGACTTGCCCGACGATACGCTCGTGCTACCATCACACGGGCATCCGTTCCGCGGCATCCGTGCGCGCATCGCCCAACTCGAGGCGCACCACCGTGAACGCTGCAGTGCACTATTGAAAGAGATCGAGACCCCCCGCAGCGCAGGGGAACTGCTATCGACGCTGTTCCCCCGCGAACTGGACACGCATCAGGTCATGTTCGCCATGGGAGAGGCGATTGCCCACCTCAACTACCTTGCCGCGCGCGGCGAGGCCCGCAGGGTGGGCGACCGGACCAGCATCATCCGATTCGAAAAAACAGCTTGA
- a CDS encoding MerR family DNA-binding transcriptional regulator produces MASEQTYTITELAREFDVTPRAIRFYEDQGLLKPSRAGRTRVYSKSDRTRLKLTLRGKRLGLSLAEIKELIEMHGGVGNSAPQLLRFLVVLADRRAALEQQREDIEAVLGEIDSLEKQCSELLGHDASRAAEERAEVVRRMRTGA; encoded by the coding sequence ATGGCAAGCGAACAGACCTACACCATCACGGAACTCGCGCGGGAATTCGACGTGACCCCGCGGGCGATCCGCTTCTACGAGGACCAGGGCCTGCTGAAGCCGTCGCGTGCCGGCCGCACCCGGGTGTACTCGAAATCCGACCGCACGCGCCTCAAGCTCACGCTGCGCGGCAAGCGCCTGGGTCTGTCGCTCGCCGAGATCAAGGAACTGATCGAGATGCACGGCGGCGTGGGCAATTCCGCCCCCCAGCTGCTGCGTTTCCTTGTCGTGCTCGCCGACCGCCGCGCCGCGCTCGAACAGCAGCGCGAAGACATCGAGGCGGTGCTGGGCGAGATCGATTCGCTGGAGAAGCAGTGCTCGGAACTGCTCGGCCACGACGCGTCGCGTGCTGCCGAGGAGCGCGCGGAAGTCGTGCGCCGCATGCGCACCGGGGCTTGA
- the can gene encoding carbonate dehydratase — translation MAAKLRILSADDKVELEHVRQFFRNYAGWLGVDLCFQGFGEEMASLPGAYAAPEGRLFYAENDSKPAGCVGLRPTTEGVCEMKRLYVEPAHRGLGIGRDLVLAAIRSAKDLGYRRIMLDTLPAMRIALKLYREMGFKETPAYYPTPVEGTILLSLDLENWSEEEVANENLFHLFDYNRAWSQQMHQVDPTFFQKLSKLQAPEYLWIGCSDSRVPANQIIGLLPGEVFVHRNVANVVVHTDLNCLSVIQFAVDVLKVKHIMVVGHYGCGGVKSALERDRIGLVDLWLRHVQDVHVKHQKAVDALPAELAHDRLCELNALEQVVNVCQTVVVQDAWRRGQPLTVHAWIYGLKDGLVRDLGLNVRRPEDLMPRYVAALESLA, via the coding sequence ATGGCAGCAAAGCTTCGCATACTGAGTGCCGACGATAAGGTCGAACTGGAGCACGTGCGCCAATTTTTCCGCAATTACGCGGGCTGGCTGGGCGTGGACCTGTGTTTCCAGGGATTCGGCGAAGAAATGGCGTCCCTGCCCGGCGCGTATGCGGCCCCCGAGGGGCGGCTGTTCTATGCGGAAAACGACAGCAAGCCGGCGGGCTGCGTGGGGCTGCGACCGACCACCGAAGGCGTGTGCGAGATGAAGCGCCTGTACGTCGAGCCGGCGCACCGCGGCCTCGGCATCGGCCGCGACCTCGTGCTCGCGGCGATCCGCAGCGCCAAGGATCTCGGCTACCGCCGCATCATGCTCGACACGCTGCCGGCGATGCGCATCGCGCTGAAGCTGTATCGGGAAATGGGTTTCAAGGAGACGCCGGCCTATTATCCGACGCCGGTCGAGGGGACGATCCTGCTGTCGCTGGACCTCGAGAACTGGTCCGAGGAAGAGGTCGCCAACGAGAACCTGTTCCACCTCTTCGACTACAACCGTGCCTGGTCGCAGCAGATGCACCAGGTCGATCCGACTTTTTTCCAGAAGCTCTCGAAGCTGCAGGCGCCGGAATACCTGTGGATCGGCTGCTCCGATTCGCGCGTGCCGGCCAACCAGATCATCGGCCTGCTGCCGGGCGAGGTCTTCGTGCATCGCAACGTCGCGAACGTCGTCGTGCATACGGATCTCAACTGCCTGTCGGTGATCCAGTTCGCCGTCGATGTGCTGAAGGTCAAGCACATCATGGTGGTCGGCCACTACGGCTGCGGCGGCGTGAAATCGGCGCTGGAACGTGATCGCATCGGCCTGGTCGACCTGTGGCTACGCCACGTGCAGGACGTGCATGTGAAGCACCAGAAGGCAGTCGACGCGCTGCCTGCGGAGCTCGCGCACGACCGTCTGTGCGAGCTGAACGCGCTGGAGCAGGTCGTGAATGTGTGCCAGACCGTGGTGGTGCAGGACGCGTGGCGCCGCGGCCAGCCGCTGACGGTGCATGCCTGGATCTATGGATTGAAGGATGGGCTGGTGCGCGACCTGGGGCTGAACGTGCGCCGTCCGGAAGACTTGATGCCGCGTTATGTTGCGGCACTGGAATCACTGGCCTGA
- a CDS encoding acetyl-CoA C-acetyltransferase, whose amino-acid sequence MSDPVVIVSAARTPMGGFQGELSGLTGPQLGAVAIKAAVERAGITPEQVQEVLMGCVLPAGVGQAPARQAALGAGLPLSAGCTTISKVCGSGMKATMLAHDLLVVGTNDVMVAGGMESMSNAPYMLPKARGGYRLGHGQMLDHMFYDGLEDSYSKETKGRLMGTFAEDCAGHFDFTRNAQDEFAIASTTRAQNAIKDGSFAWEIAPVTVSGRKGEVVIDKDEQPPKAQIDKIAGLKPAFAKDGTVTAANSSSISDGAAALVMMRRSTADKLGLKPLATIVGHATHAQEPKWFTTAPVGAMQKVLAKAGWTKDQVDLWEINEAFAVVTMAAMKELDLPHDKVNVHGGACALGHPIGASGARIIVTLLGALKKYGKKRGVASLCIGGGEATAVAVELA is encoded by the coding sequence ATGAGTGATCCCGTCGTTATCGTTTCCGCCGCGCGTACGCCGATGGGCGGTTTCCAGGGCGAGCTGTCCGGCCTGACCGGCCCGCAGCTCGGCGCTGTCGCGATCAAGGCCGCCGTCGAGCGCGCCGGGATCACTCCCGAGCAGGTTCAGGAAGTGCTGATGGGCTGCGTGCTGCCCGCGGGCGTCGGCCAGGCGCCGGCCCGCCAGGCGGCGCTCGGCGCGGGCCTGCCGCTGTCGGCCGGCTGCACGACGATCAGCAAGGTGTGCGGTTCGGGCATGAAGGCGACGATGCTTGCGCACGACCTGCTCGTGGTCGGCACCAACGACGTGATGGTCGCGGGCGGCATGGAGTCGATGTCGAACGCGCCCTACATGCTGCCGAAGGCGCGCGGCGGCTATCGCCTCGGCCACGGCCAGATGCTCGACCACATGTTCTACGACGGCCTCGAGGACAGCTATTCGAAGGAAACCAAGGGTCGCCTGATGGGCACTTTCGCCGAGGACTGCGCGGGCCATTTCGACTTCACCCGCAATGCTCAGGACGAGTTCGCGATCGCTTCGACGACGCGCGCGCAGAATGCGATCAAGGACGGCTCCTTCGCGTGGGAAATCGCGCCGGTGACCGTATCGGGCCGCAAGGGCGAGGTCGTCATCGACAAGGACGAGCAACCGCCGAAGGCGCAGATCGACAAGATCGCAGGCCTCAAGCCCGCGTTCGCGAAGGACGGCACCGTCACCGCCGCGAACTCGTCCTCGATCTCCGACGGCGCGGCCGCGCTCGTGATGATGCGCCGCTCGACTGCCGACAAGCTGGGCCTGAAGCCGCTCGCGACCATTGTCGGCCACGCGACGCACGCGCAGGAGCCGAAGTGGTTCACGACCGCCCCGGTCGGTGCGATGCAGAAGGTGCTGGCGAAGGCCGGCTGGACGAAGGATCAGGTCGACCTGTGGGAGATCAACGAAGCCTTTGCGGTCGTCACGATGGCGGCGATGAAGGAGCTCGACCTGCCGCACGACAAGGTGAACGTGCATGGCGGTGCTTGCGCGCTGGGCCATCCGATCGGCGCTTCGGGCGCGCGCATCATCGTCACGCTCCTGGGCGCGCTGAAGAAGTACGGCAAGAAGCGCGGCGTCGCGAGCCTGTGCATCGGCGGCGGCGAGGCGACGGCCGTGGCAGTGGAGCTTGCGTAA